One segment of Dolichospermum sp. DET69 DNA contains the following:
- a CDS encoding replication restart DNA helicase PriA: MQVSQKIHCPNCGSAAERHYITDSQVTRTQCPSCDYLMITCTRTGKVIEAYAPGIYAKR; this comes from the coding sequence ATGCAAGTATCACAAAAAATTCACTGCCCAAATTGTGGTAGTGCGGCTGAACGTCACTATATTACTGATAGTCAAGTTACACGGACACAATGCCCTAGCTGCGATTATTTGATGATTACTTGCACTCGCACTGGTAAAGTCATTGAGGCTTACGCACCAGGTATTTATGCTAAAAGATAG
- a CDS encoding DUF1963 domain-containing protein has protein sequence MKSNKIFRLSSLRTSIHIDGCNVTHYQELHKFSAEAEAEAFFNESIQELLSHGWYDIESIPAEENNKNFTPDELYGMFLELKNQVDKFANTIIKPYLKITPASTSETSLWQSKFGGLPYFPKHLDYPKAPDSTPLHLLAQINFSETPKLEDLPEKGILQFYIEAGGETAYGIEEYPQLAQTTFRVIYFPEPDLSIDNLLDNFEFLPPGMGLPLSDCLGLNFAIKSTPMSASDYRFRSLVKSYFPLFQQSNLTKAMENSLEELADDFINEYEEKYEELLGGHRLGGYPAFVQNDDRAELQEEEGYDFLLLQMDSDDDHSIMWGDEGIGNFFIQPSALKRLDFSKILYTYACC, from the coding sequence ATGAAATCCAATAAAATATTTAGATTAAGTTCTCTGAGAACTTCCATTCACATAGACGGCTGCAATGTTACCCATTATCAAGAACTGCATAAATTCTCTGCTGAAGCAGAAGCAGAAGCTTTTTTTAACGAAAGTATTCAAGAATTACTCTCCCATGGTTGGTATGATATCGAATCTATCCCAGCGGAGGAAAATAACAAAAATTTTACTCCAGATGAATTGTATGGAATGTTCTTAGAATTAAAAAATCAGGTAGATAAATTTGCCAATACAATTATCAAACCTTATCTAAAAATTACTCCAGCTTCAACATCAGAAACTAGCTTATGGCAAAGTAAATTTGGTGGTTTACCTTATTTCCCTAAACATCTTGATTATCCCAAAGCTCCAGATTCAACACCCCTTCATCTTTTAGCACAAATCAACTTTTCAGAAACTCCTAAATTAGAAGATTTACCAGAAAAAGGGATTCTTCAGTTTTATATTGAAGCCGGAGGTGAGACAGCCTATGGAATTGAAGAATATCCCCAATTAGCACAAACTACTTTTAGAGTTATTTATTTTCCTGAACCAGATTTGAGTATTGATAATCTCCTAGATAATTTTGAGTTTTTACCTCCAGGAATGGGTTTACCATTATCAGATTGTCTAGGTTTGAATTTTGCTATTAAATCAACTCCCATGAGTGCATCAGATTATCGGTTTAGATCCTTAGTTAAAAGCTATTTTCCCCTCTTCCAACAAAGTAATTTAACCAAAGCAATGGAAAATTCTTTAGAAGAACTTGCAGATGATTTTATCAACGAGTATGAAGAAAAATATGAGGAATTGCTAGGAGGACACCGTTTAGGAGGATATCCTGCATTTGTCCAAAATGATGATCGTGCGGAGTTGCAGGAAGAGGAAGGTTATGATTTTCTGCTATTACAAATGGACTCTGATGATGATCACTCAATTATGTGGGGAGATGAGGGAATTGGCAACTTTTTTATTCAGCCTTCTGCACTTAAACGGTTAGATTTTTCTAAGATTTTGTACACCTATGCTTGTTGTTGA
- a CDS encoding LuxR family transcriptional regulator, translating into MAKTLHAIFQAIANVQNEQELKLALMDTIGDHFAVQHWGIDLLDDQLNTQIEIPEIPAVCLEANPVGRYVLERHAPTHEQLILSPEDWKNYCSRHEHVMTGPIVCNGQLVGTLNFARDPGSQPFDSNDLADLSAVCLHLSAKMATLQATPKTFASADSCPLTARELEIAKLVAQGLTNGEIAVKLWITQNSVKQALKRMFRKLEVSTRAEMVAKLQERLVS; encoded by the coding sequence ATGGCTAAAACTCTCCACGCCATTTTTCAAGCGATCGCTAACGTCCAAAATGAGCAAGAATTAAAACTAGCTCTCATGGATACCATTGGCGACCATTTTGCAGTACAACATTGGGGTATTGATCTCCTAGATGACCAATTAAATACTCAAATTGAAATTCCCGAAATTCCCGCAGTCTGCTTAGAAGCTAATCCCGTCGGGCGCTATGTTTTGGAACGTCATGCTCCCACCCATGAGCAATTAATTTTATCCCCAGAAGACTGGAAAAACTATTGTTCTCGTCACGAACACGTTATGACTGGCCCCATAGTTTGTAATGGTCAATTAGTGGGGACTTTAAACTTTGCTCGTGACCCGGGAAGTCAGCCTTTTGATAGTAATGATTTAGCTGATTTAAGTGCAGTCTGTCTGCATTTGTCGGCAAAAATGGCCACACTCCAAGCAACACCAAAAACCTTTGCATCTGCTGATAGTTGTCCCCTCACAGCGCGGGAATTAGAAATTGCCAAATTAGTAGCTCAAGGTTTAACTAATGGGGAAATTGCGGTTAAATTATGGATTACTCAAAATTCTGTCAAGCAAGCCTTGAAAAGGATGTTCCGTAAATTAGAGGTTTCTACTCGTGCGGAAATGGTAGCGAAACTACAAGAGCGATTAGTTTCCTGA
- a CDS encoding potassium channel protein — translation MAGALALAGISLIGTLWYSLVEGWKWEDAAYMTVITLATVGYGEIHPLGSRGRLFTIVLILMGVVNLTYIVNRFTAAVIEGYFLEGIRLRQQRRLMELLSEHYIICGFSRTGRQIAKEFQAEGVSFVIIDSELESVQKAQEIGYIVFQGDATLDDTLLKVGITKAICIVAALPSDAENLYTVLSAKTLNPDIRAIARASTEEAVQKLQRGGADAVISPYITGGKRMAAAALRPQILDFVDGILSGTDRQLYMEEFLLDSDRCPFVGQSLQKAKLRSQSGALVLAIRRLDGKLIGGPTGDTVLMSGDTLICMGTAEQLRDLNQILGPINSIPLKRPKNS, via the coding sequence ATGGCTGGGGCGCTTGCTTTAGCTGGTATTTCCCTAATTGGGACTTTATGGTATTCCCTGGTTGAGGGCTGGAAATGGGAAGATGCAGCTTACATGACTGTAATTACTCTAGCAACTGTAGGTTATGGAGAAATTCATCCATTAGGTAGTCGAGGGCGTTTATTTACCATTGTCTTAATTTTAATGGGTGTGGTGAATCTTACTTATATTGTCAATAGATTTACAGCCGCAGTCATTGAAGGCTATTTTTTAGAAGGAATTCGACTCCGACAACAAAGGCGTTTAATGGAATTATTATCAGAACATTATATTATCTGTGGATTTAGCCGGACTGGGCGACAAATTGCTAAGGAATTTCAGGCTGAAGGTGTTTCTTTTGTGATTATTGATTCGGAACTTGAATCTGTCCAAAAAGCTCAGGAAATTGGTTACATTGTTTTTCAAGGTGATGCCACATTGGATGATACTTTGTTAAAAGTTGGTATTACTAAAGCAATTTGTATTGTGGCGGCTTTACCTTCAGATGCGGAAAATTTATATACTGTTTTATCAGCAAAAACTCTGAATCCAGACATTAGAGCGATCGCTCGCGCTAGTACGGAAGAAGCGGTACAAAAGTTACAACGCGGTGGCGCAGATGCCGTAATTTCACCGTATATCACCGGCGGCAAACGCATGGCAGCAGCAGCCCTCAGACCGCAGATTTTGGACTTTGTGGATGGGATTCTCTCTGGTACAGACCGCCAGTTATATATGGAAGAATTTTTACTAGATTCCGATAGGTGTCCCTTTGTCGGTCAAAGTTTACAAAAAGCCAAATTGCGATCGCAATCAGGAGCATTAGTTCTGGCAATTCGCCGCCTTGATGGTAAACTTATTGGTGGCCCAACTGGAGATACTGTTTTAATGTCAGGAGATACTTTAATTTGTATGGGTACGGCTGAACAATTGCGGGATTTAAATCAAATTCTTGGTCCGATTAATTCTATTCCCCTCAAACGTCCGAAAAATAGCTAA
- a CDS encoding DUF4351 domain-containing protein, with the protein MNKKRERADQDSPWKEILEAYFPQAMQFFFPETAALINWEIPHEFLDKEFQQIARKAKQGRRYADKLVKVWQHQGEEIWLLIHIEIQAKSEEIFPERMFSYNLRIFDCFGKPAISLAILCDSDPEWRPKQYSYNYPDTRLNFEFGTVKLLDYKNRWEELEASNNPFATVVMAHLKTQQTSKKPQERKTWKFSLIRRLYAQGLQEKDIRNLYHFIDWVMILPKALEAEFWQDFKQFEQEQTMTYITTGERIGYERGIAEGEQNIVIRQLQKRVGSLPEEIRKKIQTLSLNQLESLGEALLDFTAIEDLFNWLESHQ; encoded by the coding sequence ATGAACAAAAAACGTGAAAGAGCCGACCAAGATAGCCCGTGGAAAGAAATATTAGAAGCATACTTTCCCCAAGCGATGCAATTTTTCTTCCCGGAAACAGCCGCATTAATTAACTGGGAAATACCCCACGAATTTCTAGATAAAGAATTTCAACAAATAGCCCGCAAAGCCAAACAAGGCAGAAGATATGCAGATAAATTAGTCAAAGTGTGGCAACACCAAGGAGAAGAAATTTGGCTATTGATACACATAGAAATTCAAGCAAAATCAGAAGAAATCTTTCCCGAAAGAATGTTTTCATACAACCTGCGGATTTTCGACTGTTTTGGCAAACCTGCCATTAGTCTCGCTATTTTATGTGATTCAGATCCTGAATGGCGACCAAAGCAATACAGTTATAATTATCCTGATACCAGATTAAACTTTGAATTTGGCACAGTTAAACTGCTAGATTACAAAAACCGTTGGGAAGAATTAGAAGCCAGCAATAATCCTTTTGCAACGGTGGTAATGGCACATTTGAAGACACAACAAACTAGCAAAAAACCTCAAGAACGAAAAACCTGGAAATTTAGCTTAATTCGTCGGTTGTATGCACAAGGTTTGCAAGAAAAGGATATTCGTAACCTTTACCACTTTATAGATTGGGTTATGATATTACCAAAAGCATTAGAAGCGGAGTTTTGGCAAGATTTTAAACAATTTGAACAGGAGCAAACTATGACCTACATTACTACAGGTGAGCGCATTGGCTACGAGCGCGGAATAGCCGAAGGTGAACAAAATATTGTGATCCGACAACTACAAAAACGGGTGGGAAGTTTACCAGAAGAAATTAGGAAAAAAATTCAAACTCTTTCTTTAAATCAGTTAGAATCCCTCGGTGAGGCGTTGCTAGATTTTACAGCTATTGAGGATTTGTTTAACTGGTTAGAATCTCATCAGTAA
- a CDS encoding metallophosphoesterase, whose translation MHRLLSGALSTEKLIVKIPNLPLSLAGLKLVQMSDFHYDNGLLSEKMLTEAIAISNAAKPDLVILTGDYVNTIAKPIHQLASRLKKLESRYGTYAVLGNHDICYPNSKSEIIEALTKVDINVLWNQIAYPVGKELPLVGLADVYSREFNPEPIMNQLDATTPRIVLSHNPDTAESLKKWRVDLQLSGHSHGGQIVIPGLGPAVIYYIKTVKKIPKKILRKLPFLRKTHSVLRHWEWSEGLHQVGNNQLYVNRGLGTYYPGRLFCPPEVTIITLQEHPVSVKLSVFRPEI comes from the coding sequence ATGCACAGATTATTATCTGGAGCTTTAAGTACAGAAAAATTGATAGTGAAAATCCCCAACTTACCTCTATCATTAGCAGGATTAAAGCTGGTACAAATGTCAGATTTTCACTATGATAATGGTCTATTATCAGAAAAAATGTTAACAGAAGCAATTGCTATTAGTAATGCAGCCAAACCAGATTTAGTCATTTTAACTGGTGACTACGTTAACACAATAGCAAAACCAATTCATCAACTAGCATCACGACTAAAAAAACTAGAAAGTCGCTATGGTACTTATGCTGTACTTGGGAATCATGATATTTGTTATCCCAATTCAAAATCAGAAATTATAGAAGCTTTAACAAAAGTAGATATTAATGTGCTGTGGAATCAAATTGCTTACCCAGTAGGAAAAGAATTACCGCTAGTGGGATTAGCAGATGTTTATTCACGAGAATTTAATCCCGAACCAATTATGAATCAACTCGATGCTACTACACCTCGGATTGTCTTATCCCATAACCCAGACACAGCCGAAAGTTTGAAAAAATGGCGAGTAGATTTACAATTATCAGGTCATAGTCACGGGGGACAAATCGTAATTCCTGGTTTGGGACCAGCAGTAATTTACTATATAAAAACAGTCAAAAAAATCCCGAAAAAAATACTCCGCAAATTACCATTTTTACGGAAAACCCATTCTGTATTACGCCACTGGGAATGGTCAGAAGGTTTACATCAAGTAGGCAATAATCAATTATATGTAAATCGGGGCTTAGGAACTTATTACCCAGGAAGATTATTTTGTCCACCAGAAGTTACAATCATTACCTTACAAGAGCATCCGGTAAGCGTAAAGCTCAGTGTCTTTAGACCTGAGATATAA
- a CDS encoding DUF3386 domain-containing protein: MTVTQISAQELFQAAYQNRYTWDANFPGYTADITYKYDDQVIKGQVRIDANMKAEVLNVEDEAAKKAIHGQAWEIAVHRVRRSFEQTHGANTFRAGNTDATGAVEIFLGGKSEGDNYKVRNNEVCHVHRLIHGTFVTIDTFSSHDTGEGYLSHTYNSVYNDPETGAQKGGKSDFTDEYEKVGNYYVLNRREIRTEIAERISIQDFIFSNIELLG, from the coding sequence ATGACAGTTACTCAAATCTCAGCCCAAGAACTTTTCCAGGCTGCATATCAAAACCGTTATACTTGGGACGCAAATTTCCCTGGATATACCGCAGATATTACTTATAAGTATGATGACCAAGTGATCAAAGGTCAAGTGCGGATTGATGCCAATATGAAAGCTGAGGTTCTCAATGTGGAAGACGAAGCCGCTAAAAAAGCCATTCACGGACAAGCTTGGGAAATTGCTGTTCACCGCGTCCGTCGGTCGTTTGAACAAACTCACGGTGCAAATACTTTTAGGGCTGGTAACACTGACGCAACCGGCGCAGTAGAAATTTTTCTGGGTGGAAAGTCGGAAGGAGATAACTACAAAGTGCGTAACAATGAAGTTTGCCACGTTCACCGTTTAATTCACGGTACTTTTGTGACTATTGACACTTTCAGCAGTCATGACACTGGAGAAGGCTATCTTTCTCACACATACAATTCTGTATACAACGACCCCGAAACCGGCGCACAAAAGGGCGGTAAAAGCGATTTTACTGATGAGTATGAGAAAGTAGGCAATTATTACGTTCTCAACCGTCGGGAAATTCGCACGGAAATAGCAGAACGTATTTCTATTCAAGATTTCATCTTTTCTAACATTGAGTTGTTAGGTTAG
- a CDS encoding carbohydrate porin — MITLIKRILIASVVHLTYALFSHAIANADINVNVDSSEIEQVTSVSQLRDVEPTDWAFQALQSLVERYACIAGYPNGTFRGNRALSRYEFAAGLNACLDRINELIATSTSNAITKEDLIKLQKLREDFAAELATLRGKVDTLEAKTTKLEANQFSTTTKLFGQAIFGVQGRSENSADLLPRDGIKETRDNGTKINLISNLQLTLLTQFKNRSFLLTGLQAGNGGTASFTAPRLTNDTRLAYEGNTDNNLVLTDLNYRFLISDKIAVIVGPAGVNPINSFRGANRIESAGKGPISAFAQRNPILAIGNGTGGLGFDWQMNKRISLQAVYTATKPADTSQKAGLFNGGNATGVQLNFAPTNNIDLALNYINSYSTTGFLGTGVGDDLLAYTLTSSSPLTTNAFGATASWQINPKLIIGGWGGLTTSRIPGQSGSVETNNWMAFLNFPDVLGKGNLGGIYVGQPPKIVRSDLPTGNNLPGILKDSIGSPGGQLGTTTHVEAFYRYRMSDNISITPGVILIFEPRHSPNSDMITIGVLRTTFSF; from the coding sequence ATGATAACGTTAATAAAAAGAATATTAATAGCATCTGTAGTTCATTTAACTTATGCTTTATTTAGTCATGCTATAGCTAATGCCGATATCAATGTTAATGTTGATTCATCAGAGATAGAACAAGTTACATCAGTTTCTCAATTAAGAGATGTAGAACCGACAGATTGGGCTTTTCAGGCTTTACAATCTCTAGTAGAACGATATGCTTGTATTGCTGGATATCCCAATGGAACTTTCCGAGGAAATCGGGCTTTAAGTCGCTATGAATTTGCTGCTGGCTTAAATGCTTGTTTGGATAGAATTAATGAATTAATAGCCACAAGCACCAGTAATGCCATAACTAAAGAAGATTTAATCAAATTACAAAAACTAAGAGAAGACTTTGCAGCCGAATTAGCCACACTTCGGGGAAAGGTAGATACTTTAGAGGCAAAAACAACAAAATTAGAAGCAAATCAATTTTCTACAACTACCAAACTATTTGGACAAGCAATTTTTGGTGTTCAAGGACGGAGTGAAAATAGTGCAGATTTGTTACCAAGAGATGGGATTAAAGAAACAAGAGACAACGGGACAAAAATCAATCTTATTAGTAATTTACAACTAACACTGCTCACCCAATTTAAAAACCGCAGCTTTTTACTAACAGGATTACAAGCTGGTAATGGTGGTACAGCTAGTTTCACTGCCCCTCGATTAACCAATGATACGCGATTAGCTTATGAAGGTAATACAGATAATAACTTAGTTTTAACTGACCTCAATTATCGGTTTTTAATAAGCGATAAAATAGCAGTAATAGTTGGTCCAGCAGGAGTTAATCCTATTAATAGTTTTCGGGGAGCAAACCGCATAGAAAGTGCGGGTAAAGGTCCGATTTCTGCCTTTGCTCAACGTAACCCAATTTTAGCAATTGGTAATGGTACAGGTGGTTTAGGATTTGATTGGCAAATGAATAAACGGATTAGTTTGCAAGCAGTTTATACAGCTACTAAACCCGCAGACACTAGCCAAAAAGCAGGATTATTTAATGGTGGAAATGCCACAGGAGTGCAACTAAATTTTGCCCCTACTAATAATATTGATTTAGCACTAAATTACATTAATTCTTACTCAACTACCGGATTCTTAGGAACTGGAGTGGGGGATGATTTATTGGCTTATACACTCACATCTAGTAGCCCTCTAACAACTAATGCTTTTGGTGCTACAGCATCTTGGCAGATTAATCCCAAGTTAATAATTGGTGGTTGGGGTGGTTTGACAACTTCTCGCATACCGGGACAGTCAGGGAGTGTAGAAACTAATAATTGGATGGCTTTTCTAAATTTTCCTGATGTATTGGGAAAAGGAAATTTGGGGGGAATTTATGTAGGACAACCTCCTAAAATTGTCAGGAGTGATTTACCAACAGGGAATAATCTTCCAGGTATTCTCAAAGACTCTATTGGTAGTCCAGGAGGACAACTAGGAACTACTACTCATGTAGAAGCTTTCTATCGTTATCGAATGTCAGATAATATTAGTATTACTCCTGGTGTAATCTTGATATTTGAGCCAAGACATAGCCCGAATAGCGATATGATTACCATTGGTGTTTTACGCACAACTTTTAGTTTCTAG
- a CDS encoding aspartate aminotransferase family protein has translation MSVQTLIEQATNLSESGIMPSTPFDVDSFDAAVMSTYGRFPLALERGAGCRVWDSQGNEYLDFVAGIATCTLGHAHPVMVEAVTRQIQKLHHVSNLYYIPEQGELAKWIVNHSCADRVFFCNSGAEANEAAIKLARKYAHTVLEIAHPIILTAHASFHGRTLATVTATGQPKYQKHFDPLVPGFHYVNYNDIRAVEAAVTELDEGNYRVGAILIEPLQGEGGVRPGDVAYFKRLREICNETGILLIFDEVQVGMGRSGKLWGYEHLGVEPDIFTSAKGLGGGIPIGAMMSKKFCDIFEPGEHASTFGGNPFVCGVALSVCETLEKENILENVREQGAHLREGLRAIARQYPQHISEVRGWGLISGMEIKADISLTAAEVVKAAMAEGLLLVPAGPKVVRFVPPLIVTEAEIKQALKAVEKVLAKLTA, from the coding sequence GTGAGCGTGCAAACTCTAATTGAACAAGCCACGAACCTCTCGGAGTCAGGTATTATGCCATCTACACCTTTTGATGTTGATAGCTTTGATGCGGCTGTCATGTCTACTTATGGACGGTTTCCTTTGGCTTTAGAACGGGGTGCTGGTTGCCGTGTTTGGGATAGTCAGGGGAATGAATATCTGGATTTTGTTGCAGGTATTGCCACTTGTACTCTAGGACACGCCCATCCAGTAATGGTAGAGGCTGTCACTAGACAAATCCAAAAATTGCATCATGTTTCTAATTTGTACTATATTCCTGAACAGGGTGAATTAGCTAAATGGATTGTTAATCATTCCTGTGCAGATAGAGTATTTTTCTGCAATTCTGGCGCTGAAGCCAACGAGGCAGCAATTAAACTAGCGCGGAAATATGCCCACACTGTCCTAGAAATTGCCCACCCGATCATTTTAACTGCCCATGCCAGTTTTCACGGACGGACTTTAGCCACTGTGACTGCGACTGGACAACCAAAATATCAAAAGCATTTTGATCCTTTAGTTCCTGGTTTCCATTATGTAAATTACAACGATATTAGAGCAGTGGAAGCCGCTGTTACTGAATTAGATGAGGGTAATTATCGGGTCGGGGCAATTTTAATTGAACCGTTGCAAGGAGAAGGTGGCGTTCGTCCTGGGGATGTTGCTTACTTTAAGCGGTTACGAGAGATTTGCAACGAAACAGGCATTTTGTTGATTTTCGACGAAGTGCAGGTTGGTATGGGACGCAGTGGCAAATTATGGGGTTATGAACATTTGGGAGTAGAACCAGATATTTTCACCAGTGCGAAAGGTTTGGGCGGTGGTATTCCCATCGGTGCGATGATGAGTAAGAAATTCTGCGATATTTTTGAACCAGGAGAACACGCAAGTACATTTGGCGGTAATCCCTTTGTTTGTGGTGTGGCGCTGAGTGTGTGTGAGACTTTGGAAAAAGAGAATATTTTAGAGAATGTCAGAGAACAGGGCGCACATTTACGAGAAGGATTAAGAGCGATCGCTCGTCAATATCCTCAGCATATCTCAGAAGTGCGTGGTTGGGGTTTAATCAGCGGTATGGAAATCAAAGCCGATATCTCTTTAACTGCTGCTGAAGTTGTCAAAGCTGCTATGGCAGAAGGTTTATTACTTGTTCCCGCAGGTCCAAAAGTAGTGCGGTTTGTTCCTCCTCTCATTGTCACAGAGGCAGAAATCAAGCAAGCATTAAAAGCTGTAGAAAAAGTATTAGCTAAACTTACAGCATAG
- a CDS encoding sulfite exporter TauE/SafE family protein has product MPQDLTLIHSLLLFSTAFIAGGLNAVAGGGSFITFPTLIFTGLSPISANATNNTALWIAAIASARAYRQDLNVEKRQLLLLAGTSLIGGVIGSVALLYTSPDVFKKMLPYLLLSATLIFTFSESLKNWLQLQTKKDVSVPPPLFILLICQLLISIYGGFFGAGVGILMLATLTFLGIKNIHAINAFKTLLGSCINGVAIIPFMFANLIAWHQVIIMAVGGSLGGYLCAHFARRLEPSLVRKFVIVVAFGMTTYFFLERR; this is encoded by the coding sequence ATGCCGCAAGATTTAACTTTGATTCATAGCTTACTTCTCTTTAGTACCGCGTTTATTGCCGGTGGACTCAATGCTGTAGCAGGTGGTGGTAGTTTCATTACATTTCCTACTCTGATATTTACGGGTTTATCACCAATTAGTGCTAATGCCACAAATAATACTGCTTTGTGGATAGCAGCTATAGCTAGTGCGAGGGCGTATCGTCAAGATTTGAATGTCGAAAAACGACAATTATTATTACTAGCTGGCACAAGTTTAATTGGTGGTGTCATTGGTTCTGTAGCTTTATTATATACATCACCGGATGTGTTTAAAAAGATGCTACCCTATTTGTTACTATCAGCAACCTTGATATTTACATTTAGCGAATCTCTGAAAAACTGGCTGCAACTTCAGACTAAAAAAGATGTTTCTGTACCTCCACCTTTATTTATTCTCCTCATTTGTCAATTGCTAATCTCTATATATGGTGGGTTTTTCGGTGCGGGTGTAGGTATTTTAATGTTGGCAACTTTAACTTTTTTAGGTATTAAAAATATTCACGCTATTAATGCTTTTAAAACCTTGTTGGGTAGTTGCATTAATGGTGTGGCTATTATTCCTTTTATGTTCGCTAATTTGATTGCTTGGCATCAAGTTATTATCATGGCGGTTGGCGGTTCTCTGGGTGGTTATTTATGCGCTCATTTTGCTAGAAGACTAGAACCCAGCTTGGTGCGGAAATTTGTCATCGTGGTGGCCTTTGGTATGACTACTTACTTTTTTCTTGAACGCAGATAA
- the rlmN gene encoding 23S rRNA (adenine(2503)-C(2))-methyltransferase RlmN yields the protein MSATPLVSQVDSPNSSKSELLPPLLGASVTELTAWVQQQGQPGYRGKQLHDSIYNKGVRSLADISVFPKNWRLQVADVPIGRSSLHYRSVAPDDTVKYLLKLTDGEIVETVGIPSDKRLTVCVSTQVGCPMACDFCATGKGGYKRNLTRAEIVDQVLTVQEDFQERVSNVVFMGMGEPLLNTENVLLAIKSINQDMGIGARFITLSTVGIRDRILKVAQHQLQITLAVSLHAPNQALREQLIPSAKPYPIEDLLEECREYVEITGRRVSFEYVLLAGVNDLPEHALELSKRLRGFQSHVNLIPYNPIEEVDYKRPTRDRIEAFVNVLQQQNTAVSVRYSRGLEADAACGQLRTTKR from the coding sequence ATGTCTGCTACGCCGCTTGTATCTCAGGTAGATTCACCTAACTCCTCAAAATCCGAACTTCTCCCTCCCCTGCTTGGTGCTTCGGTAACGGAGTTAACTGCTTGGGTACAGCAGCAGGGACAACCCGGATACAGGGGTAAACAATTGCATGATTCGATCTATAATAAAGGCGTGCGATCGCTCGCTGATATTTCTGTATTTCCGAAAAATTGGCGTTTGCAAGTTGCAGATGTTCCCATAGGTCGTTCTTCTCTACATTACCGCTCCGTTGCCCCCGATGATACCGTCAAATATCTCCTCAAATTGACTGACGGGGAAATTGTGGAAACGGTAGGTATTCCCAGCGATAAACGGTTAACAGTCTGCGTTTCTACTCAAGTTGGTTGTCCTATGGCTTGTGATTTCTGTGCAACTGGGAAAGGTGGTTACAAGCGTAATCTTACCCGTGCGGAAATTGTTGATCAAGTCCTGACTGTCCAAGAGGATTTTCAAGAACGGGTGAGTAATGTGGTATTCATGGGCATGGGTGAACCATTATTGAATACGGAAAATGTGCTTTTAGCGATTAAATCCATTAATCAAGATATGGGAATTGGTGCGCGATTTATTACACTGTCTACTGTAGGTATCCGCGATCGCATCCTTAAAGTCGCCCAACACCAACTACAAATTACCCTAGCTGTCAGTCTCCACGCACCCAACCAAGCATTACGGGAACAACTAATTCCCAGTGCTAAACCCTACCCCATAGAAGACTTGCTGGAAGAATGTCGAGAATACGTAGAAATTACTGGACGCAGAGTTAGTTTTGAATACGTTCTTCTTGCTGGAGTTAACGATTTACCCGAACACGCTTTAGAACTATCAAAACGTCTGCGCGGATTTCAAAGTCACGTTAACTTAATTCCCTACAATCCCATTGAGGAAGTAGATTACAAAAGACCAACCCGCGACAGAATAGAAGCCTTTGTTAACGTTCTTCAACAACAAAACACAGCAGTTAGTGTCCGTTATTCTCGTGGTTTAGAAGCTGACGCTGCTTGTGGACAATTAAGAACCACTAAAAGGTAA